Proteins co-encoded in one Brassica oleracea var. oleracea cultivar TO1000 chromosome C4, BOL, whole genome shotgun sequence genomic window:
- the LOC106342023 gene encoding probable small nuclear ribonucleoprotein G — protein sequence MSRSGQPPDLKKYMDKKLQIKLNANRMVVGTLRGFDQFMNLVVDNTVEVNGDDKTDIGMVVIRGNSIVTVEALEPVGRSS from the exons ATGAGTCGGTCAGGTCAGCCTCCGGATCTCAAGAA GTACATGGACAAGAAACTCCAAA TCAAGCTTAATGCTAACAGAATGGTTGTTGGAACTCTCCGTGGGTTTGATCAGTTCATGAATCTTGTTGTTGACAACACTGTTGAGGTGAACGGTGATGACAAAACCGACATTGGAATGGTG GTGATAAGAGGAAACAGCATTGTCACTGTGGAAGCTCTTGAACCTGTGGGCAGATCTTCTTAG
- the LOC106342020 gene encoding tetratricopeptide repeat protein 1-like isoform X2 yields the protein MVLIESESDDEISVTEVPIPSRSSSSTPKTTEAKIVGGDDSEGFETASEREVSDNEEEEEEGDRKEDAIENQEPQPSDNPEKKEDQVEAVTDVGSNQEKALEDANEAKMEGNKLFGNGLYEDALSKYELALQFAQEFPESVDLRSICHSNRAICYLKLGKYAEAIKESTKAIELNPSYTKALVRRAEAHEKLEHFEDALTDLKKILELDPSNDQARKGIRRLEPLAAEKREKMKEEALAKLKEMGNTILGKFGMSVDNFKAVKDPNTGSYSFSFQN from the exons ATGGTGTTGATCGAAAGCGAAAGCGATGACGAAATCTCCGTCACAGAAGTACCAATTCCATCGCGTTCTTCCTCGTCGACTCCCAAAACAACTGAGGCGAAAATCGTCGGCGGAGATGATTCCGAGGGGTTCGAAACTGCCAGCGAACGTGAAGTCAGCGATAACGAAGAAGAAGAGGAAGAAGGTGATAGGAAAGAAGACGCGATAGAGAATCAGGAGCCACAGCCGTCGGATAACCCTGAGAAGAAGGAAGATCAGGTCGAGGCCGTTACCGATGTTGGATCAAATCAG GAGAAAGCGTTGGAAGATGCAAATGAAGCTAAAATGGAAGGAAACAAGCTGTTTGGAAATGGTCTTTACGAAGATGCATTGTCAAAGTATGAGCTTGCTTTACAGTTTGCTCAGGAGTTTCCTGAATCTGTGGACCTTCGATCTATCTGCCATTCAAACAGAGCTATATGTTATCTCAAATTG GGTAAATATGCAGAAGCAATCAAGGAAAGCACAAAAGCGATAGAGCTGAATCCGAGCTACACTAAAGCTTTGGTTCGTCGTGCAGAAGCTCATGAGAAGCTTGAACATTTTGAAGACGCCCTCACCG ATTTGAAGAAGATATTAGAACTGGACCCTTCAAACGATCAAGCTAGAAAAGGGATTAGGCGTTTGGAACCATTGGCGGCTGAGAAACGAGAAAAGATGAAAGAAGAAGCCTTAG CAAAGTTGAAGGAGATGGGAAACACGATATTGGGCAAATTTGGGATGAGTGTAGACAACTTCAAGGCTGTGAAAGATCCAAACACTGGCTCTTACTCTTTTTCTTTCCAAAACTAG
- the LOC106342020 gene encoding tetratricopeptide repeat protein 1-like isoform X1 — MVLIESESDDEISVTEVPIPSRSSSSTPKTTEAKIVGGDDSEGFETASEREVSDNEEEEEEGDRKEDAIENQEPQPSDNPEKKEDQVEAVTDVGSNQKEKALEDANEAKMEGNKLFGNGLYEDALSKYELALQFAQEFPESVDLRSICHSNRAICYLKLGKYAEAIKESTKAIELNPSYTKALVRRAEAHEKLEHFEDALTDLKKILELDPSNDQARKGIRRLEPLAAEKREKMKEEALAKLKEMGNTILGKFGMSVDNFKAVKDPNTGSYSFSFQN, encoded by the exons ATGGTGTTGATCGAAAGCGAAAGCGATGACGAAATCTCCGTCACAGAAGTACCAATTCCATCGCGTTCTTCCTCGTCGACTCCCAAAACAACTGAGGCGAAAATCGTCGGCGGAGATGATTCCGAGGGGTTCGAAACTGCCAGCGAACGTGAAGTCAGCGATAACGAAGAAGAAGAGGAAGAAGGTGATAGGAAAGAAGACGCGATAGAGAATCAGGAGCCACAGCCGTCGGATAACCCTGAGAAGAAGGAAGATCAGGTCGAGGCCGTTACCGATGTTGGATCAAATCAG AAGGAGAAAGCGTTGGAAGATGCAAATGAAGCTAAAATGGAAGGAAACAAGCTGTTTGGAAATGGTCTTTACGAAGATGCATTGTCAAAGTATGAGCTTGCTTTACAGTTTGCTCAGGAGTTTCCTGAATCTGTGGACCTTCGATCTATCTGCCATTCAAACAGAGCTATATGTTATCTCAAATTG GGTAAATATGCAGAAGCAATCAAGGAAAGCACAAAAGCGATAGAGCTGAATCCGAGCTACACTAAAGCTTTGGTTCGTCGTGCAGAAGCTCATGAGAAGCTTGAACATTTTGAAGACGCCCTCACCG ATTTGAAGAAGATATTAGAACTGGACCCTTCAAACGATCAAGCTAGAAAAGGGATTAGGCGTTTGGAACCATTGGCGGCTGAGAAACGAGAAAAGATGAAAGAAGAAGCCTTAG CAAAGTTGAAGGAGATGGGAAACACGATATTGGGCAAATTTGGGATGAGTGTAGACAACTTCAAGGCTGTGAAAGATCCAAACACTGGCTCTTACTCTTTTTCTTTCCAAAACTAG
- the LOC106343013 gene encoding probable LRR receptor-like serine/threonine-protein kinase At2g23950, producing MAVMKKDPYFLVSFVSFLLLCFSTCSLSSQPRNPEVEALINIKNELHDPHGVLNNWDEFSVDPCSWTMITCSSDNLVTILGVPSQSLSGTLSASISNLTNLHQVLLQNNNISGNIPRELCSLPKLQTLDLSNNRFSGEIPGSVNQLTSLLYLRLNNNSLSGPFPASLSQIPHLSFLDLSYNNLRGPVPKFPVKTINIAGNPLICRSSPPEICSGSINPSPFSVSLSSSSGRKTNVLAVALGVSLAFAVTVILSLAFIWYRKKQRRLMILRISDKQEEGLLGLGNLKSFSFRELHAATDGFSSKHILGAGGFGNVYRGKLGDGTMVAVKRLKDVNGASGNSQFRTELEMISLAVHRNLLRLIGYCVSSSERLLVYPYMSNGSVASRLKAKPALDWNTRKKIAIGAARGLFYLHEQCDPKIIHRDVKAANVLLDEFFEAVVGDFGLAKLLNHEDSHVTTAVRGTVGHIAPEYLSTGQSSEKTDVFGFGILLLELITGMRALEFGKTVSQKGAMLEWVKKLHKEMKVEELVDRELGTTYDRIEVGEMLQVALLCTQFLPAHRPKMSEVVQMLEGDGLAERWAASHNHSHFYHANMSYRSITSTDVNGDNQTKHLFGSSGFDDEDDNHALDSFAMELSGPR from the exons ATGGCGGTTATGAAGAAAGATCCTTACTTTCTCGTCTCTTTCGTCTCCTTCTTGTTACTCTGTTTCTCCACTTGCTCTCTCTCTTCTCAGCCCAGAAACCCTGAAG TGGAAGCTCTGATAAACATAAAGAACGAATTACACGACCCTCATGGTGTTTTGAACAACTGGGATGAGTTCTCTGTTGATCCTTGTAGCTGGACCATGATCACTTGTTCTTCCGACAACCTCGTTACTATCCT AGGAGTTCCAAGCCAGTCTCTTTCTGGTACTTTATCAGCCTCCATCTCAAACCTCACTAACCTCCATCAAGT GTTGTTACAGAACAATAACATCTCCGGCAACATCCCACGGGAACTCTGTTCTTTACCAAAGTTACAGACTTTGGATCTTTCCAATAACCGGTTTTCAGGCGAAATTCCCGGTTCGGTTAACCAGCTCACTAGTCTCCTATATCT GAGGTTGAACAACAACTCATTATCTGGGCCCTTTCCTGCTTCTCTCTCTCAAATCCCTCACCTCTCTTTTTT AGACTTGTCTTACAACAATCTGAGAGGTCCTGTTCCTAAATTTCCTGTAAAGACAATCAA TATTGCTGGAAATCCATTGATTTGTAGAAGCAGCCCACCTGAGATTTGTTCAGGATCAATCAATCCAAGCCCTTTCTCTGTCTCTTTAAGCTCCTCCTCTG GACGCAAGACCAACGTATTAGCAGTTGCGCTTGGTGTAAGCCTCGCCTTTGCTGTTACTGTAATCCTCTCCCTCGCCTTCATTTGGTACAGAAAGAAACAAAGACGGCTTATGATCCTCCGCATAAGTG ACAAGCAAGAGGAAGGGCTACTAGGATTAGGGAATCTAAAAAGCTTCAGTTTCAGAGAACTCCATGCAGCTACGGATGGTTTTAGCTCCAAACACATACTCGGTGCAGGCGGGTTTGGTAACGTCTACAGAGGAAAGCTCGGGGACGGAACCATGGTTGCGGTGAAGCGTTTGAAAGATGTGAATGGAGCCTCAGGGAACTCTCAGTTCCGCACCGAGCTTGAGATGATCAGCTTAGCTGTTCACAGGAACTTGCTTCGGTTAATCGGTTACTGCGTCAGTTCTAGTGAAAGGCTTCTTGTCTATCCTTACATGTCCAATGGCAGCGTCGCCTCTAGGCTTAAAG CTAAGCCTGCGTTGGATTGGAACACAAGGAAGAAGATAGCCATAGGAGCTGCGAGAGGTTTGTTCTATCTACACGAGCAGTGTGATCCCAAGATCATTCACCGTGATGTCAAGGCGGCGAATGTGCTTCTAGACGAGTTTTTTGAAGCTGTCGTTGGAGATTTTGGGCTTGCCAAGCTGCTCAACCACGAGGACTCGCACGTCACAACCGCGGTTAGAGGCACGGTCGGTCACATTGCGCCTGAGTATCTCTCCACTGGTCAGTCATCTGAGAAAACAGATGTCTTTGGGTTCGGTATACTCTTGCTAGAGCTCATCACAGGCATGAGAGCTCTCGAGTTTGGCAAAACCGTTAGCCAGAAAGGAGCTATGCTTGAATGGGTGAAGAAGCTGCACAAAGAGATGAAAGTAGAGGAGCTTGTGGACCGAGAACTTGGGACAACGTACGATAGAATAGAAGTTGGAGAGATGCTGCAAGTGGCTTTGCTCTGCACTCAGTTTCTTCCAGCGCATAGGCCGAAGATGTCTGAAGTGGTTCAGATGCTTGAAGGAGATGGATTGGCTGAGAGATGGGCTGCTTCACATAACCATTCACATTTCTACCATGCCAACATGTCTTACAGAAGTATTACCTCTACTGATGTTAATGGAGACAACCAAACCAAACATCTGTTTGGATCCTCAGGGTTTGATGATGAAGATGACAATCATGCCTTAGATTCTTTCGCCATGGAACTCTCTGGTCCTAGGTAG
- the LOC106342019 gene encoding cinnamoyl-CoA reductase 2 has protein sequence MNQEKPTSCCCVLDASTYVGFWILKKLLTRGYSVRAAIRKNGESILEEKIRNMQATEERLVVYDVDVLDYQSILVSLNNCNAVFCCLDNPEGYDEMEVDLEVRGAINVVEACARTESIDKIVFSSSLTAAIWTDNIGTQKDVDEKSWSDLDFCLKKKLWHALAKTQSEKAAWALAMDRMVNMVSVNPGLTVGPSVTQHNPRPTMSFLKGAAQMYENGVLAYVDVEFVADVHIRVFEDTSACGRYFCFNQIVNTEEEALKLVEILSPLIPMPPRYEKDMQGSEVYEERLRNNKLNKLVEAGSAC, from the exons ATGAATCAAGAGAAACCCACTTCTTGTTGCTGTGTTCTTGATGCTTCCACTTATGTGGGTTTCTGGATTCTCAAGAAATTGCTCACCAGAGGCTACTCTGTTCGTGCAGCCATCCGTAAAAATG GGGAGAGTATACTTGAGGAGAAAATCAGGAACATGCAAGCCACAGAGGAGAGATTAGTGGTTTACGATGTGGATGTGTTGGATTACCAGAGCATCCTTGTTTCTCTCAACAACTGTAACGCTGTGTTCTGTTGCTTGGACAATCCTGAAGGGTACGAT GAGATGGAAGTTGATTTGGAGGTGAGAGGAGCGATTAATGTGGTGGAAGCATGTGCAAGAACAGAGAGTATAGACAAGATTGTCTTCTCTTCTTCACTAACTGCTGCAATTTGGACAGATAACATTGGAACTCAAAAAGATGTTGATGAGAAGTCTTGGAGTGATCTAGACTTTTGTCTTAAAAAGAAG CTATGGCATGCTCTGGCCAAGACACAATCTGAGAAGGCGGCTTGGGCACTAGCCATGGACCGTATGGTCAACATGGTCTCAGTTAACCCAGGGCTCACTGTTGGACCCTCAGTGACTCAACACAACCCTAGACCCACCATGTCTTTCCTGAAAG GAGCTGCGCAGATGTATGAGAACGGTGTGTTAGCCTACGTAGACGTAGAGTTTGTAGCAGATGTTCACATTCGAGTTTTCGAGGATACTTCGGCTTGTGGTAGATACTTTTGCTTCAACCAAATTGTAAATACCGAAGAAGAAGCTCTAAAACTTGTGGAGATTCTATCTCCTTTGATTCCTATGCCACCAAG GTATGAGAAAGATATGCAAGGAAGTGAAGTTTATGAAGAGAGGTTGAGAAACAATAAACTCAACAAGCTGGTGGAAGCTGGCTCTGCTTGTTAA
- the LOC106342018 gene encoding probable aspartic protease At2g35615: protein MECFLHTSFLLFIILSYSIVTESANKPNRMALKLIHRDTMARKTRVPATLEDHMEHLTSLSSARFMHLQNTIDKELSNSDFQVDMHQAITTSMFFVNFSVGQPLVQQFAIMDTGSSLLWIKCLPCKQSSSSTRPIFNPALSSSYVEYSCNDEFCRYAPAGHCGSSHECLYEQVYINGAGSKGVFAKEQLTFTTPSGNRVLTKPVAFGCGHENGEQLGSELTGILGLGAKPASVAVQLGSKFSYCIGDLANKNYGFNQLVLGEDADVLGDPTPIETETGIYYMSLEGISVGEKQLNIEPMVFKRRGARTGVILDSGTLFTWLAEAAYRELYNEVKAILDTQLERFWFRDLLCYHGKVSEELIGFPVVTFRFAGGAELAMEAASMFYPLSETDVYLNVFCMSVRPTTEHGRQYKDFTAIGLMAQQYYNIAYDLKDKNVYLQRIDCVLLDDYSPS from the coding sequence ATGGAATGTTTTTTGCATACATCATTCTTACTCTTCATCATTCTCTCCTACTCCATAGTCACAGAATCCGCCAACAAACCTAACCGAATGGCTTTGAAGCTGATACACCGTGACACAATGGCCCGTAAGACTCGAGTTCCAGCCACTCTAGAAGATCATATGGAACATCTGACAAGTCTCTCATCAGCTCGGTTCATGCATCTACAGAACACGATTGATAAAGAGCTAAGCAACAGTGACTTCCAAGTCGACATGCACCAAGCAATCACAACGTCGATGTTCTTCGTGAACTTCTCGGTAGGACAGCCTCTGGTACAGCAGTTCGCAATCATGGACACAGGAAGCTCACTGTTATGGATCAAATGTCTTCCATGCAAACAATCCTCCTCGTCAACACGTCCTATCTTCAATCCAGCACTGTCTTCATCGTACGTAGAGTATTCATGCAACGATGAGTTTTGTAGGTATGCACCAGCCGGACATTGCGGCTCCTCGCACGAGTGTCTTTACGAGCAAGTGTACATAAACGGCGCTGGCTCAAAAGGCGTGTTCGCTAAAGAACAGTTAACGTTCACAACGCCTAGCGGAAACAGAGTTTTGACTAAACCAGTTGCGTTTGGGTGTGGCCATGAGAATGGTGAACAGTTAGGGAGTGAGTTAACCGGTATTTTGGGTTTAGGAGCTAAACCGGCTTCCGTTGCGGTCCAGCTCGGGTCTAAATTCTCTTACTGCATCGGCGACTTAGCTAACAAAAACTACGGTTTCAACCAGCTGGTTCTTGGAGAGGACGCTGATGTTCTCGGCGATCCAACGCCCATCGAGACAGAGACTGGCATCTACTACATGAGTCTCGAAGGGATCAGTGTCGGGGAGAAACAACTGAATATAGAACCAATGGTGTTCAAAAGAAGAGGGGCGAGAACAGGAGTGATACTGGACTCAGGAACACTCTTCACTTGGCTCGCAGAAGCAGCTTACAGAGAACTCTATAACGAAGTCAAAGCCATTCTTGATACACAGCTGGAGAGGTTCTGGTTTAGGGACCTGTTGTGTTACCATGGGAAAGTAAGTGAAGAGCTAATAGGTTTCCCTGTGGTGACGTTTCGGTTTGCGGGAGGAGCGGAGCTGGCTATGGAAGCTGCGAGTATGTTTTATCCGTTGTCGGAAACTGATGTGTATCTTAACGTGTTTTGTATGTCGGTGAGGCCGACGACGGAACATGGAAGGCAGTATAAAGATTTCACAGCTATTGGGTTAATGGCTCAGCAATACTATAATATTGCTTATGACCTCAAGGATAAGAACGTTTATCTACAGAGAATAGACTGTGTTCTACTTGATGACTATTCTCCATCCTGA